Proteins from a genomic interval of Deltaproteobacteria bacterium:
- a CDS encoding SET domain-containing protein-lysine N-methyltransferase: protein MPPPIPDRALRQPRYLSVRRSPLAGLGVFTARAIPKGTLLLEYLGERISHDEAGERYYAAKEPDAFVLLFTVNRRVVIDGGVGGRAARYVNHSCDPNCEADEIGGRIFITSIREIPAGAELTYDYNMEAPSPLPRDWRRRYACRCGTVRCRGTIVVRPRRRRRSAAATKRKSRSR from the coding sequence ATGCCTCCGCCGATCCCGGACCGGGCCCTCCGCCAACCGCGCTATCTCAGCGTCCGCCGCTCGCCGCTCGCGGGGCTCGGCGTCTTCACCGCCCGCGCCATTCCGAAGGGGACGCTGCTGCTCGAGTACCTCGGCGAGCGTATCTCGCACGACGAAGCCGGCGAGCGCTACTACGCCGCGAAGGAGCCGGACGCGTTCGTCCTGCTCTTCACCGTGAATCGCAGGGTCGTCATCGACGGCGGGGTCGGCGGCCGCGCGGCGCGTTACGTCAACCATTCGTGCGATCCCAACTGCGAGGCCGACGAGATCGGCGGGCGCATCTTCATCACCAGCATTCGCGAGATCCCGGCCGGCGCGGAGCTCACCTACGATTACAACATGGAGGCGCCGTCGCCGCTGCCGCGGGACTGGCGCCGCCGCTACGCTTGCCGTTGCGGTACGGTGCGCTGTCGGGGCACGATCGTCGTGCGACCGCGGCGCCGCCGCCGATCCGCCGCCGCCACGAAACGAAAGTCGAGGTCCCGATGA
- a CDS encoding amidase, whose amino-acid sequence MNDPYQWLDAVTQAALVRQGEVTPRELVEAAIARAERVNPALNAIITPLYEKARAASVDPRLPAGPFHGVPMLLKDIFGYSAGDAYHMGMQALRDANFLAPHDTHLVTKLRRAGFVFLGRTNAPELGTIPSTEPLTYGPTHNPWDPTRSPGGSSGGSAAAVAAGVVAVAHANDGGGSIRIPASACGVVGLKPSRGRVSFGPDLGDGVGGLAVEGCVSRTVRDTAAFLDVVEGLMPGDPYGAPPPQRPYREEVGADPGTLRIGVMTQAPAGSTMVDPDCVAAVEGAAALLGELGHRVESSHPTALDDMETFQHFGIMFATSTARILDAVGELLGRTLGPEDVEPFNWALAEMGRVVSARQYLMTADWLFGYTRRVADWWAGGFDVLLTPTLPEPPWALGGFHGVDPMMAGLRAQALCAFTGPFNMTGQPAISLPLAWNANGLPIGVQLVAAYGREDLLLRVAAQLERARPWIDRHPPIIA is encoded by the coding sequence ATGAACGATCCGTATCAGTGGCTCGATGCCGTGACGCAGGCCGCGCTCGTCCGCCAGGGGGAGGTCACGCCGCGCGAGCTCGTGGAGGCGGCGATCGCCCGCGCCGAGCGCGTGAACCCGGCGCTGAACGCCATCATCACGCCGCTCTACGAGAAGGCCCGCGCCGCCTCGGTCGACCCGCGGCTGCCGGCGGGGCCCTTCCACGGCGTCCCCATGCTGCTCAAGGACATTTTCGGCTACAGCGCCGGCGACGCCTACCACATGGGGATGCAGGCGCTGCGAGACGCCAACTTCCTCGCCCCGCACGATACGCATCTCGTGACCAAGCTCCGCCGGGCCGGGTTCGTCTTCCTCGGCCGCACCAACGCGCCCGAGCTCGGCACGATCCCCTCGACGGAGCCGTTGACCTACGGCCCGACGCACAATCCCTGGGATCCGACGCGCTCGCCCGGCGGGTCGAGCGGCGGCTCCGCGGCCGCCGTGGCGGCGGGCGTCGTCGCGGTCGCCCACGCCAACGACGGGGGCGGATCGATCCGCATCCCGGCGAGCGCGTGCGGCGTGGTGGGCCTGAAGCCCTCGCGCGGGCGGGTCTCGTTCGGACCGGATCTCGGCGACGGCGTCGGCGGCCTCGCGGTCGAGGGCTGCGTGAGCCGGACGGTGCGCGACACGGCGGCGTTCCTCGACGTGGTCGAGGGGCTCATGCCGGGCGATCCGTACGGAGCACCGCCTCCGCAACGGCCCTACCGCGAGGAGGTGGGCGCCGATCCCGGGACGCTCCGCATCGGCGTCATGACGCAGGCGCCGGCCGGGTCGACCATGGTCGATCCGGACTGCGTAGCGGCCGTCGAGGGCGCCGCGGCGCTGCTCGGAGAGCTCGGCCATCGCGTCGAGTCGTCGCATCCGACGGCGCTCGACGACATGGAGACGTTCCAGCACTTCGGCATCATGTTCGCGACCTCCACCGCGCGCATCCTCGACGCCGTCGGCGAGCTCCTCGGCCGCACCCTCGGTCCCGAGGACGTCGAGCCGTTCAACTGGGCGCTCGCGGAGATGGGACGCGTCGTGAGCGCGCGCCAGTACCTCATGACCGCCGATTGGCTCTTCGGGTACACCCGGCGCGTCGCCGACTGGTGGGCCGGCGGCTTCGATGTGCTGCTGACGCCGACCTTGCCCGAGCCGCCGTGGGCGCTCGGAGGATTCCACGGCGTCGACCCGATGATGGCGGGGCTGCGCGCCCAGGCCCTGTGCGCCTTCACGGGCCCGTTCAACATGACCGGCCAACCGGCGATCTCGCTGCCGCTCGCGTGGAACGCGAACGGCCTGCCGATCGGCGTGCAGCTCGTCGCGGCCTACGGACGCGAGGACCTGCTGCTGCGGGTCGCAGCGCAGCTCGAGCGCGCGCGGCCGTGGATCGATCGACATCCGCCGATCATCGCCTAG
- a CDS encoding response regulator transcription factor, translating into MNAPASAIRIAISDSRTLVREGLKALLQLQAGVVVAAEISDGADVLPRLTNAPCDVLLLDRGMPLGNTDIRELSEGIRVLVLCSDGDDPGDALNALRSGARGVVFHESSVAALIEAIRTVAAGRVWMPSELQARVADLLHEEPPARLTAREREITKHVANGLRNAEIARLLFISEQTVKTHLGRIFRKVSVRDRIGLTLYALRCGLVARAK; encoded by the coding sequence GTGAACGCTCCGGCTTCGGCCATTCGCATCGCGATCTCCGATTCCCGCACGCTCGTGCGCGAGGGCTTGAAGGCGCTCCTCCAGCTCCAGGCGGGTGTGGTCGTGGCGGCGGAGATCAGCGACGGCGCCGACGTCCTTCCCCGGCTGACGAACGCACCGTGCGACGTCCTCTTGCTGGATCGCGGCATGCCGCTCGGAAATACGGACATCCGTGAGCTCAGCGAGGGCATCCGCGTCCTCGTGCTCTGTAGCGACGGGGACGATCCGGGCGATGCGCTGAACGCGCTGCGATCGGGAGCGCGGGGCGTGGTGTTCCATGAGTCGTCGGTGGCGGCGCTCATCGAGGCGATCCGCACCGTCGCGGCGGGGCGCGTGTGGATGCCGTCCGAGCTTCAGGCGCGCGTGGCCGACTTGCTGCACGAGGAGCCCCCCGCGCGTCTCACGGCGCGGGAGCGCGAGATCACGAAGCACGTCGCCAACGGCCTCCGCAACGCGGAGATCGCGCGCCTGCTCTTCATCAGCGAGCAGACGGTGAAGACGCACCTCGGCCGCATCTTCCGCAAGGTGAGCGTCCGGGATCGCATCGGTCTGACCCTGTACGCGTTGCGGTGCGGCCTCGTCGCCCGCGCCAAGTAG
- a CDS encoding DEAD/DEAH box helicase, with translation MPPPRPLPIDPLLPAVVSALARTNRVVVRAAPGAGKTTRVPAALLDAKIAKDRRVLVVEPRRVAARAAAEFVARERGGAVGGEVGYRVRFARQGGAATKLWFLTEGVLGRDLVRDPFLEDVGVVVLDEFHERHLQSDVALAVVRELQDTVRPDLRLVVMSATLESEALAVYLGNAAVLTSEGRAHPVDVAYDDAGQGRRLDERVAAAVRRALEHPGDVLVFLPGAGEIRRAARALAPLAAAHAVDVVTLHGDQPLDEQARALRAGPRRRVVLATNVAETALTVEGVTTVVDSGLARVASYDPRTGLDRLRLAAISRSSATQRAGRAGRIGPGRCLRLWSRAEEVGRRAHELPEIRRVDLARAALELAAWSLRNPTTLAWLDAPPPGALERARVLLRDLGALAGDGWAPTPLGRRLLTTPVAPRLGRMLVEAEDLGAPAAGALVAALASERDVVRAARAFGGTSGAAPLGAGSSDLLVRADLFAEVAAAGFAPGACERAGVDPHAVRVVERTRRQLRRGAEARGGAVPDGCCAGVGPDDDAVVLRAVLAGFPDRVCRRREPGGRRAVMVGGTGVELAAESVVRDAELFVAVEVEGGERGSEARVRLASAIERAWLAEVFPGSVTTAREVVWDRANERIVARTVVRYHDLVLDERVRGDVPPDEVAALLGELARADPQAVVAGREDVRALAARVAFLGRTMPELALPEPAMLVADAVAALAAGARSFAELRRADVVGAVAGLLTHRQRAALAEHAPSQWPLPSGRRVPVDYPADRPPTVAARIQELFGLAASPRLGGGRVAILFELLAPSGRPMQVTDDLASFWRTTYARVRAELRGRYPKHPWPDDPLAAAPTSRAKRR, from the coding sequence ATGCCGCCGCCGCGCCCGCTTCCGATCGACCCGTTGTTGCCCGCGGTCGTCAGCGCGCTCGCCCGGACGAATCGCGTGGTGGTGCGGGCCGCGCCGGGCGCCGGGAAGACCACGCGCGTGCCGGCGGCGCTTCTCGATGCGAAGATCGCGAAGGATCGCCGCGTGCTGGTGGTGGAACCGCGGCGGGTGGCGGCGCGCGCGGCGGCGGAGTTCGTCGCCCGCGAGCGCGGGGGTGCGGTGGGAGGGGAGGTCGGCTACCGCGTGCGCTTCGCCCGCCAGGGAGGCGCCGCGACGAAGCTCTGGTTCCTCACCGAGGGCGTTCTCGGCCGCGATCTCGTTCGCGATCCCTTCCTCGAGGACGTTGGCGTGGTCGTCCTCGACGAGTTCCACGAGCGGCACCTGCAGAGCGACGTCGCGCTCGCGGTCGTCCGCGAGCTGCAGGACACGGTGCGTCCCGATCTCCGTCTCGTCGTGATGTCGGCGACCCTCGAGAGCGAGGCGCTCGCGGTCTACCTCGGGAACGCCGCGGTGCTGACGTCCGAAGGGCGGGCGCATCCGGTCGACGTCGCCTACGACGATGCGGGGCAGGGCCGGCGCCTCGACGAGCGCGTCGCGGCCGCGGTGCGGCGCGCGCTCGAGCACCCGGGCGACGTGCTCGTCTTCCTGCCCGGTGCGGGCGAGATCCGGCGCGCCGCCCGCGCGCTCGCGCCGCTCGCGGCAGCCCACGCCGTCGACGTCGTCACGCTGCACGGCGATCAGCCCCTCGACGAGCAGGCGCGTGCGCTCCGCGCCGGGCCGCGGCGGCGCGTCGTACTCGCGACCAACGTCGCCGAGACCGCGCTCACGGTGGAAGGCGTGACCACCGTCGTCGACTCCGGCCTTGCGCGCGTCGCCTCGTACGATCCGCGCACCGGCCTCGACCGGTTGCGCCTCGCCGCGATCAGCCGGTCCTCGGCGACGCAGCGGGCGGGGCGCGCGGGCCGGATCGGTCCGGGGCGGTGTCTGCGGCTCTGGTCGCGCGCCGAGGAGGTCGGCAGGCGCGCGCACGAGCTACCCGAGATCCGGCGCGTCGATCTCGCGCGGGCGGCGCTCGAACTCGCGGCGTGGAGCCTGCGCAACCCGACGACGCTCGCGTGGCTCGACGCGCCGCCGCCCGGGGCGCTCGAACGGGCGCGCGTGCTGCTCCGCGACCTCGGGGCGCTCGCCGGCGATGGCTGGGCGCCGACGCCGCTCGGGCGGCGGCTTCTCACGACGCCGGTCGCGCCGCGGCTCGGGCGCATGCTCGTCGAGGCGGAGGATCTCGGCGCGCCCGCGGCGGGTGCGCTCGTCGCGGCGCTCGCGAGCGAGCGCGACGTGGTGCGGGCCGCCCGCGCGTTCGGGGGCACGAGCGGTGCGGCGCCGCTCGGCGCGGGGTCGTCCGACCTGCTGGTCCGCGCCGACCTCTTCGCGGAGGTCGCGGCCGCGGGATTCGCGCCGGGCGCGTGCGAGCGCGCCGGGGTCGACCCGCACGCCGTTCGCGTCGTCGAGCGGACGCGCCGTCAGCTGCGCCGTGGGGCAGAGGCGCGCGGCGGCGCGGTTCCGGACGGATGCTGCGCGGGCGTCGGTCCGGATGACGACGCGGTCGTGCTGCGGGCGGTGCTCGCAGGGTTTCCCGATCGCGTCTGTCGGCGCCGCGAACCCGGCGGCCGGCGCGCGGTGATGGTCGGCGGCACCGGCGTCGAGCTCGCCGCCGAGAGCGTCGTCCGGGACGCCGAGCTCTTCGTCGCGGTCGAGGTCGAGGGGGGCGAGCGCGGCAGCGAAGCGCGCGTCCGGCTCGCGAGCGCGATCGAGCGCGCGTGGCTCGCCGAGGTCTTCCCCGGCTCGGTCACGACCGCGCGCGAGGTCGTGTGGGATCGGGCGAACGAGCGGATCGTCGCGCGCACCGTCGTCCGCTATCACGACCTCGTGCTCGACGAGCGCGTGCGCGGCGACGTCCCTCCGGACGAGGTCGCCGCGCTGCTCGGCGAGCTCGCGCGCGCCGATCCGCAGGCGGTCGTCGCCGGTCGCGAGGACGTGCGGGCGCTCGCCGCCCGCGTCGCGTTCCTCGGACGCACGATGCCGGAGCTCGCGCTCCCCGAGCCGGCGATGCTCGTCGCCGACGCGGTCGCGGCGCTCGCGGCGGGCGCACGCTCGTTCGCCGAGCTCCGGCGCGCCGACGTCGTCGGAGCGGTCGCGGGCCTGCTCACGCACCGCCAGCGCGCGGCCCTCGCGGAGCACGCGCCGTCGCAGTGGCCGCTCCCGAGCGGACGGCGCGTGCCGGTGGACTACCCGGCGGATCGCCCGCCGACGGTGGCGGCGCGCATCCAGGAGCTCTTCGGGCTCGCGGCGTCGCCGCGCCTCGGCGGCGGTCGCGTCGCGATCCTCTTCGAGCTCCTCGCGCCGAGCGGGCGTCCGATGCAGGTGACGGACGACCTCGCGAGCTTCTGGCGGACGACCTACGCCCGGGTGCGCGCCGAGCTGCGGGGACGCTATCCGAAGCATCCGTGGCCGGACGACCCGCTCGCCGCGGCGCCCACGTCTCGCGCGAAGCGGCGCTGA
- a CDS encoding ferritin-like domain-containing protein, producing MMRIGSDAHLTLLCREFIDTHDAFEPEKLPWPELDAVSVGKLRGLPFWDEAIRTERRTGAKVTAYAAEESPPLLREAVALQGYEETRHAALLATLIRRYDIQVDPGPEQPLPANLEAAFMRTGYGECIDSFFAFGMFALARETEFLPHALLRILEPIVQEEVRHILFLVNWVAYKRRQRAALLRPLYRLRCLASFAGAAFDRARSAGNVARDAADGDHRKDTETPAAPVSKDGFTASGASAIASDFSVRSFVALCLRENERRFAAYAPELLRPRVVPAMARAFLAVTSFGRPIPPLTSTAT from the coding sequence ATGATGCGGATCGGATCGGATGCTCACCTCACGCTCCTCTGCCGCGAGTTCATCGACACGCACGACGCCTTCGAGCCCGAGAAGCTCCCCTGGCCCGAGCTCGACGCCGTGAGCGTCGGGAAGCTCCGCGGACTCCCGTTCTGGGACGAGGCGATCCGCACGGAGCGTCGCACGGGCGCCAAGGTGACGGCCTACGCGGCCGAGGAGTCGCCGCCGCTGCTCCGCGAGGCGGTCGCGCTCCAGGGGTACGAGGAAACCCGGCATGCGGCGCTCCTCGCCACGCTCATCCGCCGCTACGACATCCAGGTCGATCCAGGTCCCGAACAGCCGCTGCCGGCGAACCTCGAAGCGGCGTTCATGCGGACCGGCTACGGCGAGTGCATCGACTCCTTCTTCGCCTTCGGTATGTTCGCCCTCGCCCGCGAGACCGAATTCCTGCCGCACGCGCTGTTGCGCATCCTCGAGCCCATCGTCCAGGAGGAGGTCCGCCACATCCTCTTCCTCGTGAACTGGGTGGCCTACAAGCGCCGGCAGCGCGCGGCGCTCCTGCGTCCGCTCTACCGCCTGCGCTGCCTCGCCTCGTTCGCGGGCGCCGCCTTCGATCGGGCCCGCTCGGCCGGGAACGTCGCTCGCGACGCGGCCGACGGCGACCACCGGAAGGACACGGAGACCCCGGCGGCACCGGTCTCCAAGGACGGCTTCACCGCAAGCGGGGCCTCCGCCATTGCGAGCGACTTCTCAGTACGCTCGTTCGTGGCGCTCTGTCTCCGCGAGAACGAGCGCCGCTTCGCCGCCTACGCGCCCGAGCTGCTGCGACCGCGCGTCGTTCCCGCGATGGCGCGGGCGTTCCTCGCCGTGACCTCGTTCGGCCGCCCGATCCCGCCGCTCACGTCGACCGCGACCTGA
- a CDS encoding DMT family transporter, whose translation MSADAAPAGFAEDALEIALAADVERRRVRHGIAVLVGSSLLFSVMAVCVRIAGREMPALQIAFVRFTGSLVVLLALARGKRLRPRPGNLVRVVLRGVLGASAILCYFVAIQRIGAGRATLLHCMYPIPTALIAVVFLGEPGSWRLVGALALNLAGLALVVGPQARAGGAAAGGFAIALVGAMLAGGAVATARHLRASEGASLITIYFMAVGALLTAPALLLGTAVPSGVGVAALVGVVLTSAGGQWMMHHGLGFTPASLGSLTCATGVFTAAGLETLLLGERMSATFAGGTASLVGAVLMCLAVGLAARRG comes from the coding sequence ATGTCCGCCGACGCCGCACCCGCCGGGTTCGCCGAGGATGCGCTCGAGATCGCGCTCGCGGCGGACGTCGAGCGGCGGCGGGTGCGGCACGGAATCGCGGTGCTCGTCGGGTCGTCGCTGTTGTTCTCGGTGATGGCGGTGTGCGTGCGGATCGCCGGGCGCGAGATGCCGGCGTTGCAGATCGCGTTCGTGCGGTTCACGGGATCGTTGGTCGTGCTGCTCGCCCTGGCGCGCGGGAAGAGGCTGCGCCCGCGCCCCGGAAACCTCGTGCGGGTCGTGCTGCGCGGGGTGCTCGGCGCGTCGGCCATCCTCTGCTACTTCGTCGCGATCCAGCGGATCGGCGCCGGACGGGCGACGCTCCTCCACTGTATGTACCCGATTCCGACCGCGCTGATCGCCGTCGTCTTCCTCGGCGAGCCGGGATCGTGGCGTCTCGTCGGCGCGCTTGCGCTCAATCTGGCCGGGCTCGCGCTCGTGGTCGGTCCGCAGGCGCGGGCCGGCGGCGCCGCGGCGGGCGGCTTCGCGATCGCGCTCGTCGGGGCGATGCTCGCGGGCGGCGCGGTCGCGACCGCGCGCCATCTTCGGGCGAGCGAGGGCGCGTCGCTCATCACGATCTATTTCATGGCGGTGGGGGCGCTCCTCACCGCCCCGGCGTTGCTGCTCGGAACCGCCGTGCCGTCCGGCGTCGGCGTGGCGGCGCTCGTCGGGGTGGTCCTCACCTCCGCCGGCGGCCAGTGGATGATGCACCACGGGCTCGGGTTCACCCCGGCGTCGCTCGGCAGCCTCACGTGCGCGACCGGGGTCTTCACGGCGGCGGGCCTGGAGACGCTTCTGCTCGGCGAGCGGATGTCGGCGACCTTCGCGGGTGGCACGGCGAGCCTCGTCGGCGCGGTGCTGATGTGCCTCGCCGTCGGCCTGGCGGCGCGGCGCGGATGA